The Hemibagrus wyckioides isolate EC202008001 linkage group LG25, SWU_Hwy_1.0, whole genome shotgun sequence genome has a segment encoding these proteins:
- the caiap gene encoding CARD- and ANK-domain containing inflammasome adapter protein produces MGSTKFTNPYAIEVMRTRRKELVGGISNTEDLLDLLVSNGVLLPENRVVVSSITAREEKNSRMLSILMSRGERACRIFFYPCLKSAQPDLYQSMKAYVGQLNENIKDTRRQLIGYLLEKDRHGPIKKIHDASRNPSNEGVEQKSKKTELPSSSDKLKKSSAKPEESSNAILKAVSSGDVPLLQELIRSINISDRNSSSGTILHLAAEHGQVSVINFLLRQGAKLDLRDGLGRTALHKAAEMGHTAAVVALVKAGADIYATDQASKTPQHLAAQNGHENTVRALVMEERRSFKNQTAFLHMAAIADDSVLAEILLRNGALVDTRDSHKKTALFHAVSRGNEKTAAVLLQAGAQVDPGIIDAAFELNKKSVLSLLQRNIKTAMSRNDVKSILFKAVQRNLDGIVTALIDSGADINVCNDLGYTPLLLAIELSNLEVFKVLVSNKAQLDKRLPNQMSALHLAIQSGSVPITEILLDMGMDPNTIGAKEQMPLHLSAIHNQPALMALLLHNGAQINAVTQEGFTALHLASQSGHKEAVAQLLEGKADVHAQDRQARTALHWAAAKGDVGIVKLLLFAGSNANAVEKDRKTPLHLAAMGGHAQTASTLLNAKAKVTAKDMDGCTALHYAAKNGHVRVAAALLTSGKNKNVNERNVWRRTPLHLAAEYGQERVVGLLLERQAKINAIDNNKDTPLHWACRTGHMGTVQKLVNWTHGEKVNLQATNNVMKTPLQVAEAEGTLNHQSIAVLLKKKMFLIK; encoded by the exons ATGGGTTCAACCAAGTTTACAAATCCGTATGCTATTGAAGTAATGCGGACTAGAAGGAAAGAGCTAGTTGGTGGAATCTCCAATACGGAAGACTTACTGGACCTTCTGGTCTCTAATGGAGTGCTTCTACCTGAGAACAGAGTTGTTGTGTCCAGCATTACAGCACGAGAGGAAAAGAACTCCCGAATGCTCAGCATCCTGATGTCACGAGGGGAACGGGCATGTCGGATCTTTTTCTACCCCTGTCTGAAGAGTGCTCAACCTGACCTGTACCAGAGCATGAAAGCTTATGTAGGCCAGCTGAATGAAAACATTAAGGATACACGAAGGCAGCTGATTGGATATTTGCTGGAAAAAGATAGACATGggccaattaaaaaaatacatgatgCCTCTAGGAATCCTTCGAATGAAGGAGTAGAGCAGAAATCAAAAAAGACAGAGCTCCCTTCTTCCTCAGACAAGTTAAAGAAGAGCTCTGCAAAACCTGAAGAATCATCAAATGCCATTCTCAAAGCAGTATCTTCAGGTGATGTGCCGCTATTACAGGAACTTATAAGAAGCATAAATATCAGTGACAGAAATTCATCATCTGGTACCATCCTACACCTTGCTGCAGAACATGGCCAAGTGTCAGTTATAAACTTTTTGCTTCGTCAGGGAGCGAAACTGGATTTGAGGGATGGCTTAGGTCGCACTGCCCTCCACAAGGCAGCAGAGATGGGTCACACAGCGGCTGTAGTGGCTCTTGTAAAGGCTGGAGCTGACATCTATGCCACAGACCAAGCCTCAAAAACTCCCCAACATTTAGCAGCACAAAATGGACATGAGAACACGGTCAGAGCGCTGGTGATGGAAGAAAGAAGAAGCTTCAAGAACCAGACTGCATTCCTGCACATGGCTGCCATAGCTGATGACTCTGTGCTTGCAGAAATTTTGCTGAGAAATGGTGCCCTGGTAGACACCCGTGATAGCCACAAGAAGACGGCACTCTTCCATGCCGTCAGCCGAGGAAATGAGAAGACAGCTGCGGTGCTTCTTCAGGCTGGAGCTCAGGTAGACCCGGGAATTATTGATGCTGCATTCGAGCTGAACAAGAAGTCTGTGCTGTCTCTGCTTCAGAGGAACATTAAGACAGCAATGTCTCGAAATGATGTCAAATCTATACTGTTCAAAGCGGTACAGAGGAATTTGGACGGGATTGTGACTGCTCTTATTGACAGTGGAGCTGATATTAACGTGTGCAATGACCTGGGTTACACACCACTGCTCCTTGCCATAGAGCTGAGCAATCTAGAGGTCTTTAAAGTGTTGGTATCAAATAAAGCCCAGCTGGATAAGAGACTACCTAATCAGATGTCTGCTCTTCATCTGGCCATCCAAAGTGGCAGTGTGCCGATAACAGAG ATATTACTAGATATGGGCATGGACCCCAACACAATTGGTGCCAAAGAGCAAATGCCTCTTCATCTTAGTGCCATTCACAACCAGCCTGCACTGATGGCCCTGTTGCTGCACAATGGGGCTCAAATTAATGCAGTGACTCAGGAAGGGTTCACTGCCCTCCATCTCGCTAGCCAGAGTGGACACAAGGAGGCTGTGGCCCAGCTGTTGGAAGGAAAGGCAGATGTCCATGCACAGGACAGACAGGCTAGGACAGCGCTACACTGGGCAGCTGCTAAAGGTGACGTAGGCATCGTAAAACTGCTTCTTTTTGCTGGATCGAATGCCAACGCTgttgagaaagacagaaagactcCATTACACCTGGCAGCGATGGGAGGACATGCTCAGACTGCCTCAACCCTGCTTAATGCTAAGGCAAAAGTTACAGCCAAAGACATGGATGGATGTACAGCTCTGCATTATGCCGCTAAGAACGGGCACGTACGTGTAGCCGCCGCTCTTCTCACCTCTGGtaagaataaaaatgtgaatGAGAGGAACGTTTGGAGGAGGACACCTCTGCATTTGGCTGCAGAATATGGGCAGGAGCGTGTGGTCGGTCTGCTGCTGGAAAGACAAGCCAAGATCAATGCCATAGACAATAATAAAGACACGCCATTACACTGGGCCTGTCGAACAGGGCATATGGGCACAGTGCAAAAACTGGTGAACTGGACTCATGGGGAGAAGGTAAACCTCCAGGCTACTAATAACGTCATGAAGACACCCCTGCAGGTAGCAGAGGCTGAGGGCACCCTAAACCACCAGAGCATTGCTGTACTGCTTAAGAAGAAGATGTttctcattaaataa
- the jun gene encoding transcription factor AP-1, with protein METTFYDDSLSGAFTQHDGAAFGYNAKALKHSMTLNLSDPSSTLKPHLRPKANEILTSPDVGLLKLASPELERLIIQSSNGLITTTPTPTQFLCPKNVTDEQEGFAEGFVRALAELHHQHMPPSSVTTTPQTTINNSMAPVSSMAGGAVYNSTVRSEPPVYADLNTFNPAITTAPSFTSANPAMSSYTTTSMPPQQQQQQHTMAVQHPRLQALKEEPQTVPEMPGETPPLSPIDMESQERIKAERKRMRNRIAASKCRKRKLERISRLEDKVKTLKSQNSELASTANMLREQVAQLKQKVMNHVNSGCQLMLTQQLQTF; from the coding sequence GCGTTCACCCAGCACGACGGCGCCGCGTTCGGATACAACGCCAAAGCGCTGAAACACAGCATGACACTGAACCTGTCGGACCCGAGCAGCACGCTCAAGCCGCACCTGCGACCCAAAGCCAATGAAATCCTCACGTCGCCGGACGTGGGCCTGCTCAAGCTGGCCTCTCCCGAGCTCGAGCGCCTGATCATTCAGTCCAGCAACGGTCTGATTACCACGACTCCAACTCCAACCCAGTTCCTGTGTCCCAAAAATGTCACGGACGAACAGGAGGGGTTCGCCGAGGGATTCGTGCGAGCGCTGGCCGAGCTTCATCACCAGCACATGCCGCCCAGCAGCGTCACCACGACTCCTCAAACTACGATCAACAACTCCATGGCGCCCGTATCGTCCATGGCGGGCGGAGCCGTGTACAACTCAACCGTGCGCTCTGAACCGCCGGTCTACGCTGACCTGAACACGTTTAACCCGGCTATCACCACGGCACCGAGCTTCACCAGCGCCAACCCGGCCATGAGCAGCTACACGACCACGTCTATGCCaccgcagcagcagcagcagcagcacaccaTGGCCGTGCAGCACCCGCGCCTGCAGGCGCTCAAAGAGGAGCCGCAGACGGTGCCCGAGATGCCCGGGGAGACGCCGCCGCTCTCGCCCATTGACATGGAGAGCCAGGAGCGCATCAAGGCAGAGCGCAAGCGCATGCGCAACCGCATCGCCGCTTCCAAGTGCcgcaagaggaagctggagAGAATCTCCCGCCTCGAGGATAAGGTCAAGACGCTCAAATCGCAGAACTCAGAGCTGGCATCCACCGCCAACATGCTGCGCGAGCAGGTCGCCCAACTCAAGCAGAAAGTCATGAACCACGTCAACAGCGGCTGTCAGCTCATGTTGACGCAGCAGCTGCAGACATTctga